The proteins below are encoded in one region of Desulfovibrio sp. JC010:
- a CDS encoding ion channel produces the protein MKFTNWLKSGFGKLVIATALLLILSTLAFYWIELHEGEDARLSHALWWTIVTVTTVGYGDMVPNSMPGRILGALVMIFGIGLVASLTGNMASMLVEQKAKKRKGLLSVKVSDHVIILGWNDYAFGLIESLTEQTDPRKLQLVIVSSLESEVRDEIAFRLDMGDRLNFVHGNISQANVISRANPSVARNVYVLCQSGLDSKESDQQAIYAVLALRTLAPKVPVYAEIARQENKEHLLRAGANEILVRGEISGRMMGMMGASPSMWSFFRNLIGLGDSGMLTFRPCNNEEQQLDWGELSTRIRNSSGDLPVAACKLGKNLSLQDVLDEGSALDQFIMELFKTSGQDTSLGMQGPKVQMNPPDNEPMDEYDALLVISSSTGVEHG, from the coding sequence ATGAAATTTACCAATTGGCTTAAATCGGGATTCGGCAAGCTTGTTATTGCCACGGCCCTGCTGCTCATCTTAAGCACCCTTGCTTTCTACTGGATAGAACTCCATGAAGGCGAGGATGCCCGGCTTTCCCATGCATTATGGTGGACAATCGTAACCGTGACCACTGTGGGCTATGGCGATATGGTCCCCAACTCAATGCCTGGCAGAATTCTCGGCGCACTGGTCATGATTTTCGGCATAGGGCTAGTTGCATCACTTACCGGTAACATGGCTTCCATGCTGGTGGAGCAGAAAGCCAAAAAACGCAAGGGGCTGCTATCTGTGAAAGTCAGCGACCACGTAATCATACTGGGCTGGAACGACTATGCCTTCGGGCTTATCGAATCACTTACCGAACAGACCGATCCGCGCAAGCTGCAACTGGTCATAGTCAGCAGCCTTGAAAGCGAAGTCCGCGACGAAATAGCCTTCAGGCTGGACATGGGTGACCGGCTGAACTTCGTTCACGGCAACATCAGTCAGGCCAATGTCATTTCAAGAGCCAACCCGTCCGTGGCCCGCAATGTCTACGTACTCTGCCAGAGCGGTCTGGACAGCAAAGAATCCGACCAGCAGGCAATATACGCGGTGCTGGCCCTGCGCACTCTGGCCCCGAAGGTTCCGGTCTATGCGGAAATTGCCCGCCAGGAAAATAAAGAACACCTGCTCCGGGCCGGGGCCAATGAAATCCTCGTCCGCGGGGAAATATCCGGGCGCATGATGGGCATGATGGGTGCCAGCCCTTCCATGTGGTCCTTTTTCCGCAACCTCATCGGACTCGGTGATTCAGGCATGCTTACTTTCCGGCCCTGCAACAATGAAGAACAGCAACTGGACTGGGGTGAACTGAGCACCCGGATCAGAAACAGCAGCGGAGACCTTCCGGTAGCGGCCTGCAAACTGGGCAAAAACCTCAGTCTTCAGGATGTGCTGGACGAAGGCTCGGCACTGGACCAGTTCATCATGGAACTTTTCAAGACTTCCGGGCAGGACACCTCGCTGGGCATGCAGGGCCCGAAAGTCCAGATGAATCCCCCGGACAACGAACCCATGGACGAGTACGACGCCCTGCTCGTTATCAGCAGTTCCACAGGAGTGGAACATGGCTGA
- a CDS encoding septal ring lytic transglycosylase RlpA family protein, translating into MSKYVVVLSCLLLLFSAGCAKKRIYSTPAVSHHKVKKQDSPNVVKPVLKTDPYTVHGRTYVPHLSSKGYKAQGLASWYGDDFHGKTTANGETYNMYAMTSAHRTLPMGTMLEVTDRHSGRKVIVRVNDRGPFADPDLRIIDLSYAAASKLGIVNKGLTPVELRAIEDVNVEPVEAAEIVAETAAPTEEAVVEETVEAAPEVEEIIITEEATAQAHYYIQVGAFTDHDRATAVLQSLRDSGYKESRMVEVDVNGQKFMRVQAGYFYNIPAAEDAMATLGNEYGNVILVTE; encoded by the coding sequence ATGTCAAAATATGTTGTTGTGCTTTCCTGCCTGCTGCTCCTTTTTTCCGCAGGTTGCGCAAAGAAAAGAATTTATTCCACTCCCGCTGTTTCGCATCATAAAGTGAAAAAGCAGGACTCCCCCAATGTGGTCAAGCCGGTGCTGAAAACCGACCCCTACACTGTGCACGGCAGGACCTACGTGCCGCATTTAAGCTCCAAGGGCTACAAAGCACAGGGTCTGGCTTCATGGTACGGTGATGATTTCCACGGCAAAACAACCGCCAACGGCGAAACTTACAACATGTACGCCATGACCTCCGCCCACCGCACCCTGCCCATGGGCACCATGCTTGAGGTCACCGACCGCCACAGCGGACGCAAGGTAATTGTACGCGTCAACGACCGCGGTCCCTTTGCCGACCCGGATCTGCGCATCATTGATCTTTCATATGCCGCAGCATCCAAGCTGGGTATCGTCAATAAAGGACTGACCCCGGTGGAACTGCGGGCCATTGAAGATGTAAATGTGGAACCCGTGGAAGCTGCTGAAATAGTAGCTGAAACCGCTGCTCCCACAGAAGAGGCCGTGGTGGAAGAAACAGTTGAGGCCGCTCCCGAAGTTGAGGAAATCATCATCACTGAAGAAGCAACCGCACAGGCCCACTACTACATTCAGGTTGGCGCATTCACCGACCATGACCGCGCAACCGCAGTGCTGCAATCTCTTCGTGACAGCGGATACAAAGAATCCCGCATGGTGGAAGTGGACGTGAACGGACAGAAGTTCATGCGCGTACAGGCCGGATACTTCTACAACATCCCCGCTGCCGAAGACGCCATGGCTACCCTTGGCAATGAGTACGGCAATGTTATTTTAGTTACTGAATAA
- a CDS encoding sensor histidine kinase: MDSQHQDLQVKSFQLVKLLSWTLLIVIIASSLGLSVFLAKHADETLLEKQKEFALLQAENLNHQIYRRFILPTLIGYGRIGLKNEEQMDRLNQVVRSTIHSFKVNEVRIYDPELTISYSTDTEKIGNKELAGEFIKEVLESGKPRYEFIKKKSTLALIFDFHMRPGTMQLKIVYPLRSEKSLNIEENIIMGVMELTQDITDDYQSVINFERLILFTSSFSALILFATIMAIIRRADIVNEQRMLERRQFEKELNQSEKLASIGRMVSGVAHEIRNPLGIIRSSSELLLKRMKDSDPVNVKILGAIHEETKRLSRTVSDFLDYARPRKIAMHALDPAELLDKIYMFLESKCRESNIELRRDYIPGHQVCADEDLLYRAFYNLIGNAMQAVEKDGHIAVSIAETDGGINVIVSDSGTGFPDEIIEKVKDPFFTTKDNGTGLGLAIVTNIVESHNGKLRIGNNSEGGARLEIFLPEKKDC; this comes from the coding sequence TTGGATTCACAACATCAGGACCTACAAGTAAAATCATTCCAGCTTGTTAAGCTTTTATCGTGGACTTTGCTGATCGTCATCATTGCCAGCAGTCTGGGGCTTTCCGTATTTCTGGCTAAGCACGCGGATGAAACCCTTCTGGAGAAACAGAAGGAATTCGCGCTTTTGCAGGCTGAAAACCTGAACCACCAGATTTACCGCCGTTTTATTCTGCCTACACTTATCGGATACGGTCGTATCGGGCTGAAAAACGAGGAACAGATGGACCGTCTGAATCAGGTGGTCCGTTCCACAATACACAGCTTCAAGGTCAATGAAGTACGTATCTATGACCCGGAACTGACTATTTCCTATTCCACTGATACTGAGAAAATCGGGAATAAAGAACTTGCCGGTGAATTTATCAAGGAAGTCCTTGAGAGCGGTAAGCCGCGTTATGAATTCATTAAAAAGAAATCCACCCTGGCCCTGATCTTTGATTTCCATATGCGTCCGGGAACAATGCAGCTTAAGATTGTTTACCCGCTGCGTTCGGAAAAGAGCCTGAATATCGAAGAAAACATTATTATGGGCGTGATGGAGCTAACTCAGGATATTACTGATGACTATCAGTCGGTTATTAACTTTGAACGCTTGATTCTGTTCACCTCCAGCTTTTCGGCACTCATTCTTTTTGCCACCATTATGGCCATAATCCGCCGCGCTGACATTGTAAATGAACAGCGTATGCTGGAACGCAGGCAGTTTGAAAAAGAACTGAACCAGAGTGAAAAACTGGCCAGCATCGGGCGTATGGTTTCCGGGGTGGCTCATGAAATTCGTAATCCGCTGGGTATTATCCGTTCCAGTTCGGAATTGCTGCTTAAAAGGATGAAAGACAGTGATCCGGTCAATGTGAAAATCCTGGGAGCCATTCATGAGGAAACCAAGCGGCTCAGCCGCACAGTAAGCGATTTTCTTGATTACGCAAGACCGCGCAAGATTGCCATGCACGCACTTGATCCTGCCGAGCTGCTGGATAAAATTTATATGTTTCTGGAATCCAAATGCAGGGAAAGCAATATTGAACTGCGACGTGATTATATACCGGGGCATCAGGTCTGCGCTGACGAAGACCTGCTTTACCGGGCCTTTTACAACCTCATCGGCAATGCCATGCAGGCCGTGGAAAAGGATGGACATATCGCTGTTTCCATTGCTGAAACTGACGGTGGAATCAATGTGATTGTTTCCGACTCCGGCACGGGATTCCCGGACGAAATTATAGAAAAGGTCAAAGATCCGTTTTTTACCACCAAGGATAACGGAACAGGCTTGGGGCTTGCCATTGTGACCAATATTGTGGAAAGCCATAACGGAAAGCTGCGCATCGGGAACAATTCTGAAGGCGGGGCGCGTCTGGAAATATTTTTACCTGAAAAAAAAGATTGTTAA
- a CDS encoding Crp/Fnr family transcriptional regulator translates to MADYWQSIPLFQNLDEEELQQVKPIFASIAVRSGTDIISEGEEGDEMFILVDGKVRITKAMLMKGMTLPLTEIKNTSKVLANLDDSSYPMFGEIALIDRDHRSATVTVVQDSEFLVTDRMKFFELAAAHPPIGGKMLMTISKRLAATVRRNNTELVKLTTALALALSRSSK, encoded by the coding sequence ATGGCTGATTACTGGCAATCCATCCCCCTTTTCCAGAATCTGGACGAGGAAGAATTGCAGCAGGTCAAACCCATCTTTGCCAGCATCGCGGTCCGTTCCGGCACGGACATTATTTCCGAAGGTGAAGAAGGGGACGAAATGTTCATCCTTGTGGATGGAAAGGTACGCATCACCAAAGCCATGCTCATGAAAGGCATGACCCTGCCGCTCACAGAAATCAAAAACACCAGCAAAGTACTGGCCAACCTCGATGACAGCAGCTACCCCATGTTCGGGGAAATCGCCCTCATTGACCGCGACCATCGCTCAGCCACAGTGACCGTGGTGCAGGATTCCGAATTTCTGGTCACCGACCGCATGAAATTTTTTGAGCTTGCTGCAGCTCATCCGCCCATCGGCGGCAAGATGCTTATGACCATCAGCAAAAGGCTGGCCGCCACAGTGCGCCGCAACAATACTGAACTGGTCAAACTGACCACCGCCCTTGCGCTGGCCCTTTCACGATCCAGTAAATAA
- a CDS encoding TIGR04076 family protein: MSVKFPAIGSRVVAKVIETEGTCTIGMKPGDEFELSTHKCGDFCGLFYSNIAGWVTTLQLGGTFPFGDDPDVQVWECPNLNNRVKVELRRIKE, translated from the coding sequence ATGTCTGTAAAATTTCCAGCCATCGGCAGCAGGGTTGTGGCAAAAGTTATCGAGACTGAAGGGACCTGCACTATTGGAATGAAACCCGGTGATGAGTTTGAACTCAGCACCCATAAGTGCGGTGATTTTTGCGGATTGTTTTACAGCAATATTGCAGGATGGGTGACAACGCTGCAATTGGGGGGAACTTTTCCCTTTGGTGATGATCCGGATGTTCAGGTCTGGGAATGTCCCAACCTCAACAACAGGGTCAAAGTGGAGCTTCGACGTATCAAAGAATAA
- a CDS encoding Crp/Fnr family transcriptional regulator encodes MGSICDQCAAGSFVGTSKCLKDLWIFEHFSESQLKELQTIGIRREISAGQLVFSQGGKADELFLVKSGRIKLSKVSEEGSEVTLDFRKHGDILGEDLFSGIDIYPVSARAMEETVTCGFNLNNFQSLVLQNPEIGLNVIKSMSNRISSLSGRIESLAEVSLADRLYSVLSGISKEHGCVVGDSCRIPFKLTHDELAFLVGAHRVSITKAMQVLVSKGRISSKNKIITLKI; translated from the coding sequence ATGGGAAGCATATGTGACCAGTGTGCAGCAGGGAGCTTTGTCGGCACAAGCAAGTGTTTGAAAGATCTATGGATATTTGAGCATTTCAGCGAAAGCCAGCTTAAGGAATTGCAAACCATAGGTATCAGGAGGGAGATATCCGCCGGGCAGCTTGTATTCAGTCAGGGCGGGAAGGCTGATGAGTTGTTTCTCGTGAAGTCGGGGAGAATCAAGCTTAGTAAAGTCAGCGAAGAGGGCAGTGAAGTTACTCTTGATTTCAGAAAGCACGGGGACATTCTTGGTGAGGATCTTTTTTCCGGTATTGATATTTACCCGGTGAGTGCCCGAGCAATGGAGGAAACAGTAACCTGCGGCTTTAACCTGAATAATTTCCAATCCCTTGTCCTGCAAAATCCTGAGATCGGCCTGAATGTTATAAAATCCATGAGCAACAGGATTTCATCATTGTCCGGCAGGATTGAAAGTCTTGCGGAGGTCAGCCTTGCGGACAGGTTATATAGTGTCCTTTCCGGTATTTCCAAAGAGCATGGATGCGTGGTCGGAGATAGCTGCAGGATTCCTTTTAAGTTAACCCATGATGAGCTTGCTTTTCTGGTGGGAGCCCATCGGGTCAGTATTACCAAGGCCATGCAGGTTCTTGTTTCCAAAGGAAGGATCAGCTCTAAAAATAAAATTATTACCTTGAAAATTTGA
- a CDS encoding LysM peptidoglycan-binding domain-containing protein codes for MKKLILLAIAFSLMFTLGCAKKQVQQEEVVVVEETEVVVVEEEPATVPPTPMEIYESEYKSLPTSHVVTKGECLWWIAEYQQIYNDPFMWPLIYKANRDQIKNPDLIYPGQSLEVPRAGFTLDEVKDVRKQAGASWKALEPAENAMVPGEMKAALGYL; via the coding sequence ATGAAAAAACTGATCTTGCTCGCAATCGCGTTCAGCCTGATGTTTACATTAGGATGTGCTAAAAAGCAGGTCCAGCAGGAAGAAGTGGTGGTTGTAGAAGAAACCGAAGTTGTAGTTGTTGAGGAAGAGCCCGCAACTGTTCCCCCGACTCCCATGGAAATCTACGAAAGTGAGTACAAAAGTCTGCCCACTTCCCACGTAGTAACCAAAGGCGAATGCCTCTGGTGGATCGCTGAATATCAGCAGATTTACAATGATCCTTTCATGTGGCCCCTTATTTACAAAGCAAACCGTGACCAGATCAAGAACCCTGACCTGATTTACCCCGGTCAGTCCCTTGAAGTTCCCCGCGCCGGCTTCACCCTTGACGAAGTTAAGGATGTACGCAAACAGGCCGGTGCTTCCTGGAAAGCTCTTGAGCCCGCTGAGAACGCAATGGTTCCCGGCGAAATGAAAGCTGCTCTCGGTTACCTGTAG